Proteins encoded within one genomic window of Catharus ustulatus isolate bCatUst1 chromosome 10, bCatUst1.pri.v2, whole genome shotgun sequence:
- the TFRC gene encoding transferrin receptor protein 1, which translates to MDHARAAITNLFSGEPTSYTRFSIARQTDGDNSHVEMNLAADEEEGGEIGKPEHLHASMPPPRRNGKNLCLIIMAAVVLLLIGFLIGYLSYRGRMQRVNRCLDGSGNCEMTPTASYYSDDGMEEEVLGPRILYWPELRNMLSTKLATPCFETSMRQREGKNSVEAGKTEDEHTASYIHDQFTRFRLDDVWNDEHYVRLQDKGSSKNQVFIVENGQEELESPDAYVAYSKNGTVTGKPIYVNYGRQEDFQQIRNMGVSMNGAIIIFRAGKITLAEKVANAKKEGAVGALMFLDFSKNKKADSYVPFGHAHLGTGDPFTPGFPSFNHTQFPPVESSGLPHIPVQTISREAAARLFGKMDGDPCLLDWIGIMGCKVTVNKNMTVKLTVNNVMVDRKILNIFGVIKGFEEPDRYVVLGAQRDSWGPGAAKAGVGTAILLELARVISDMVKNDDYKPRRSIIFASWSGGEYGAVGATEWLEGYSTTLHAKAFTYINLDTAVLGSKDVKISASPLLYSLLETVMKRVKDPAKDSQNLYSRVGSDWIKRVVPLDMDNAAYPFLAYSGIPVVSFGFYDEGDEYSFLGTTEDTLANLKEKTDKLYLLMRTVTEVAGQVALRLTHDHELFLDFDRYSEELLSFQEQLLPFEPSVKALGLTLNWLYFARGDFQRAAHALRGDIANSDRENRIVRRALNDRMMKVEYDFLSPYLSPKDVPFRHIFFGKGSHTLKSLLENLKQLKANDSRVDLKEVKEQLALATWTIKGAANALVGDIWNTDNDI; encoded by the exons ATGGACCATGCCAGAGCAGCAATCACTAACTTG TTCAGTGGCGAGCCAACGTCATACACACGCTTCAGCATTGCCCGGCAAACGGATGGAGACAACAGCCATGTGGAGATGAACCTGGCTGCtgatgaggaggaaggaggggaaattgggaaacCAGAGCACCTGCATGCCAGCATGCCTCCTCCACGGAGGAATGGCAAGAACCTCTGCCTCATAATCATGGCAGCTGTCGTCCTCCTTTTGATTG GGTTTCTGATTGGCTACTTGAGTTACCGAGGACGAATGCAGAGGGTTAACAGGTGCCTGGATGGAAGTGGGAACTGTGAGATGACTCCTACTGCATCCTACTACTCAGATGATGGAATGGAGGAAGAGGTTCTTGGACCACGTATCTTATACTGGCCTGAACTCAGAAACATGTTGTCAACTAAACTGGCAACTCCATGTTTTGAGACCAGCATGAG GCAAAGAGAAGGTAAGAATTCTGTTGAAGCTGGCAAGACTGAAGATGAGCACACTGCCAGCTACATTCATGACCAGTTCACCCGCTTCCGCTTGGATGACGTGTGGAACGATGAGCACTACGTTAGGCTGCAGGATAAAGGCAG TAGCAAGAACCAAGTGTTCATTGTAGAAAATGGTCAAGAGGAGTTGGAGAGTCCTGATGCATATGTGGCATACAGCAAGAATGGCACAGTTACT GGCAAACCCATCTATGTGAACTATGGACGACAAGAGGATTTTCAGCAGATACGAAATATGGGTGTTTCAATGAATGGAGCTATAATCATcttcagagctggaaaaataaCCCTTGCTGAGAAG GTTGCAAATGCCAAAAAGGAAGGAGCAGTCGGTGCCCTGATGTTCCTGGACTTCTCAAAGAACAAGAAGGCAGATTCCTATGTCCCCTTTGGACAT GCCCACCTTGGAACTGGAGACCCTTTCACTCCAGGCTTCCCTTCTTTCAACCACACCCAGTTCCCACCAGTGGAATCTTCTGGACTACCTCACATTCCTGTTCAAACTATCTctagagaagcagcagccagacTGTTTGG aaaaatGGACGGAGACCCATGCCTTCTGGACTGGATTGGTATCATGGGATGTAAGGTGACAGTAAACAAAAACATGACAGTGAAACTGACTGTGAACAACGTTATGGTGGATAGGAAGATTCTGAACATCTTTGGTGTTATCAAGGGATTTGAAGAACCAG ATCGGTACGTTGTGCTCGGAGCCCAGAGAGACTCCTGggggccaggagcagccaaggCTGGTGTTGGCACTGCCATCTTGTTGGAACTTGCCCGTGTCATCTCGGACATGGTGAAAAATG ATGACTACAAACCGCGGCGCAGCATTATCTTTGCTAGCTGGAGTGGGGGAGAGTACGGAGCTGTGGGTGCTACCGAGTGGTTGGAG GGGTACTCCACCACGCTGCATGCTAAAGCCTTCACCTACATCAACTTGGATACCGCAGTCCTGG GCTCCAAAGATGTGAAAATTTCTGCTAGCCCGTTGCTGTATTCATTGCTGGAGACAGTTATGAAGAGG GTAAAGGACCCTGCAAAGGATTCGCAAAACCTGTATAGCAGAGTTGGCTCTGATTGGATAAAGAGAGT TGTTCCCCTTGATATGGATAATGCAGCGTACCCTTTTCTGGCCTACTCAGGAATTCCAGTGGTTTCCTTTGGTTTCTACGAT GAAGGTGATGAATATTCCTTTTTGGGCACTACTGAAGACACTTTGGCTAACCTGAAGGAGAAGACTGACAAGTTGTATCTTCTCATGCGTACTGTTACGGAGGTTGCTGGACAAGTAGCTCTCAGACTGACCCATGACCATGAGCTCTTCCTGGACTTTGATAGATACAGTGAAGAATTGCTATCATTCCAGGAGCAGCTTTTGCCCTTTGAACCCAGTGTGAAG GCACTGGGGCTGACCTTGAACTGGCTGTATTTTGCGCGTGGAGACTTCCAGCGAGCTGCACATGCACTGAGAGGAGACATTGCAAACAGTGACAGGGAAAACAGGATTGTCCGCAGAGCCCTGAATGACAGGATGATGAAG GTGGAATACGACTTCCTCTCCCCATACCTCTCACCAAAAGATGTTCCCTTCCGCCACATCTTCTTTGGCAAAGGCAGCCACACCCTGAAGAGTCTGCTGGAGAACCTGAAGCAGCTGAAAGCCAACGACAGCAGGGTGGATTTGAAGGAGGTGAAAGAGCAGCTGGCCTTGGCAACCTGGACCATTAAAGGGGCTGCCAATGCTTTAGTGGGCGATATTTGGAATACAGACAATGACATCTAG